The DNA window TCTACGTCTGCCAGGCAACCAGTGGCCGCCTGACGGCCCAAGCCGAAGAGGTCGGCGGCGCCCAGTGGGTGCCAGTCGAGAACATGCCGGCTCTCCGCACGCCCGCCGAACTTCCCGCACTCGTCTCTGAAGCCGCCCGGCTGATTCCCCAGCCAGCTTGAGCTACTCGGGAAGTGAGAACCAGGCGGAGGACGCCCCCCGGGATGCCGGGCGTCCTCCGCTCCGCTCCGCCAGTGACCACGAAGGCTGCCCTCTACTCACTCTCGAGCCGGCAGGGATCTGGCCGCCTCAGCTGAACTCCGATAGCAACGCGTCAGTGTTCGCGAGGATGAAATCCTTCAAGGCCTCAGGCTTCAGATCCACCTCAGGAAGACGGTCGACAGCCACCCGGTCCAGGGCATAGTCACCGCGGCTCGGATCGGTGAACTCCGGACCTGTGCGGGCGCGTTCTTCAACTCGGATGAGCCGGCAGGAGATGAAGTGCTGTACGGACACTCCCTTGCCCGACGGCGAGCTGATCAAGAACACCTGCCTGAGCCGCTCCGCCTCCGCGCCTAGCTCCTCCCGCAGCTCACGGCG is part of the Micromonospora sp. WMMD980 genome and encodes:
- a CDS encoding NUDIX domain-containing protein; this encodes MREVLRRSVRAILWDERDQLVLIKRTKPDQAPYWTSPGGGLEPTDASLDAALRRELREELGAEAERLRQVFLISSPSGKGVSVQHFISCRLIRVEERARTGPEFTDPSRGDYALDRVAVDRLPEVDLKPEALKDFILANTDALLSEFS